From a single Vitis vinifera cultivar Pinot Noir 40024 chromosome 18, ASM3070453v1 genomic region:
- the LOC104882449 gene encoding heavy metal-associated isoprenylated plant protein 45, protein METVELKVEMVGIHEKRLRKCLSKLKGIEKVEVDANSQKVVVTGYAHRNKILKAVKRGGLKVDFWSAQNELLTAYASASYASYGSLRFNNFNFF, encoded by the exons ATGGAG ACTGTTGAATTGAAGGTGGAGATGGTGGGCATACATGAGAAAAGACTCAGGAAATGTCTGTCAAAATTAAAAG GAATAGAGAAGGTGGAAGTGGATGCCAATTCCCAGAAGGTGGTGGTGACAGGGTATGCACATAGAAACAAGATACTGAAAGCAGTGAAGAGAGGTGGGTTAAAAGTGGACTTCTGGTCTGCCCAGAATGAGCTGCTCACTGCTTATGCCAGTGCCAGTTATGCCAGTTATGGAAGCTTGAGATTCAACAACTTCAACTTCTTCTAG
- the LOC100246169 gene encoding increased DNA methylation 3 isoform X1, translated as MDLQGVDFSPRPLSRASLSDLHFLANFIMSTYLGPDVKSDNPRRSASQRVAEGLPPYSLNDLGLSFLSVSQLESLYYFILRHALPNLALSPYLFHMYLKGDLPLLNSGLPEDRLQFTSFFPLHLHEQTSFLRGLDIVKGIILISEPDTSYMKQDVLERFRYLSGMDSLKIDINESQRYQHRHWTGREEIERNFLTISGGPYAGNASNINSISPSKVQDEFKRRRLLEPLEMPVVQHVPSFSHGSPRRCNLDGPSMMPLLSVSNAEECKSEASIVLTGVAGEVSAGPPIGRVDIGVSKTAYFFRVALPGVRKDNRHFGCEVENDGKVQIHGSTSAGGRTIVKHPRVFQMKLQQLCPPGPFTVSFRLPGPVDPRLFKANFRSDGIFEGIIVKSEDMD; from the exons ATGGACTTGCAAGGGGTTGATTTCTCTCCTAGGCCACTGTCCAGAGCATCATTAAGTGACTTGCATTTCTTGGCCAACTTTATCATGAGCACTTACCTGGGTCCTGATGTCAAGTCTGACAACCCACGACGCTCAGCATCGCAAAGAGTTGCTGAAGGTTTGCCTCCGTACTCTTTAAATGATCTGGGTCTTTCATTTCTCAGTGTTTCTCAACTGGAGAGCTTATATTACTTTATCCTGAGGCATGCACTTCCTAACCTGGCATTGAGCCCATACTTGTTCCATATGTATCTGAAGGGAGACCTGCCTCTGCTGAACTCAGGTCTTCCCGAGGACAGACTGCAGTTTACaagtttttttcctttacatCTTCATGAACAGACAAGCTTCCTGAGAGGCCTTGACATTGTAAAGGGTATTATTCTTATAAGTGAACCTGATACATCATATATGAAACAAGATGTACTGGAAAGGTTTAGATACTTATCAGGTATGGATAGTTTGAAGATTGATATAAATGAAAGCCAAAGGTATCAACATAGGCACTGGACTGGCAGAGAAGAGATTGAACGGAATTTCTTGACAATTAGTGGAGGACCATATGCAGGAAATGCTTCCAATATAAATAGTATTTCACCATCCAAGGTCCAAGATGAATTTAAGAGAAGGCGTCTTCTTGAGCCTCTGGAAATGCCAGTGGTTCAGCATGTGCCTTCATTTTCACATGGTTCCCCGAGGCGTTGCAATTTGGATGGGCCTTCCATGATGCCCCTTCTATCTGTTTCAAATGCTGAAGAATGTAAATCAGAGGCATCTATTGTTTTGACTGGGGTAGCTGGAGAAGTGAGTGCTGGACCACCTATTGGTCGTGTGGACATTGGTGTTAGCAAAACTGCATATTTCTTTCGTGTTGCTCTACCTGGGGTCAGGAAAGATAACC GCCATTTTGGATGTGAGGTTGAGAACGATGGGAAGGTTCAAATCCATGGGTCAACCAGCGCTGGTGGAAGAACAATTGTGAAACATCCCCGGGTGTTCCAGATGAAGCTGCAGCAGCTATGCCCACCTGGGCCATTCACTGTATCTTTCAGGTTGCCAGGACCTGTTGATCCCAGGCTGTTCAAAGCTAACTTCAGATCAGATGGCATTTTTGAGGGCATCATAGTGAAATCTGAAGACATGGACTAG
- the LOC100246169 gene encoding increased DNA methylation 3 isoform X2 produces the protein MDLQGVDFSPRPLSRASLSDLHFLANFIMSTYLGPDVKSDNPRRSASQRVAEGLPEDRLQFTSFFPLHLHEQTSFLRGLDIVKGIILISEPDTSYMKQDVLERFRYLSGMDSLKIDINESQRYQHRHWTGREEIERNFLTISGGPYAGNASNINSISPSKVQDEFKRRRLLEPLEMPVVQHVPSFSHGSPRRCNLDGPSMMPLLSVSNAEECKSEASIVLTGVAGEVSAGPPIGRVDIGVSKTAYFFRVALPGVRKDNRHFGCEVENDGKVQIHGSTSAGGRTIVKHPRVFQMKLQQLCPPGPFTVSFRLPGPVDPRLFKANFRSDGIFEGIIVKSEDMD, from the exons ATGGACTTGCAAGGGGTTGATTTCTCTCCTAGGCCACTGTCCAGAGCATCATTAAGTGACTTGCATTTCTTGGCCAACTTTATCATGAGCACTTACCTGGGTCCTGATGTCAAGTCTGACAACCCACGACGCTCAGCATCGCAAAGAGTTGCTGAAG GTCTTCCCGAGGACAGACTGCAGTTTACaagtttttttcctttacatCTTCATGAACAGACAAGCTTCCTGAGAGGCCTTGACATTGTAAAGGGTATTATTCTTATAAGTGAACCTGATACATCATATATGAAACAAGATGTACTGGAAAGGTTTAGATACTTATCAGGTATGGATAGTTTGAAGATTGATATAAATGAAAGCCAAAGGTATCAACATAGGCACTGGACTGGCAGAGAAGAGATTGAACGGAATTTCTTGACAATTAGTGGAGGACCATATGCAGGAAATGCTTCCAATATAAATAGTATTTCACCATCCAAGGTCCAAGATGAATTTAAGAGAAGGCGTCTTCTTGAGCCTCTGGAAATGCCAGTGGTTCAGCATGTGCCTTCATTTTCACATGGTTCCCCGAGGCGTTGCAATTTGGATGGGCCTTCCATGATGCCCCTTCTATCTGTTTCAAATGCTGAAGAATGTAAATCAGAGGCATCTATTGTTTTGACTGGGGTAGCTGGAGAAGTGAGTGCTGGACCACCTATTGGTCGTGTGGACATTGGTGTTAGCAAAACTGCATATTTCTTTCGTGTTGCTCTACCTGGGGTCAGGAAAGATAACC GCCATTTTGGATGTGAGGTTGAGAACGATGGGAAGGTTCAAATCCATGGGTCAACCAGCGCTGGTGGAAGAACAATTGTGAAACATCCCCGGGTGTTCCAGATGAAGCTGCAGCAGCTATGCCCACCTGGGCCATTCACTGTATCTTTCAGGTTGCCAGGACCTGTTGATCCCAGGCTGTTCAAAGCTAACTTCAGATCAGATGGCATTTTTGAGGGCATCATAGTGAAATCTGAAGACATGGACTAG
- the LOC100246177 gene encoding increased DNA methylation 3 yields MEEHRSPSHTNPAVNASGSAKERSSGPAFGGVDIGESEGGYFLRVAMPGAMRDEGSFSISKDGTVDIQGMIRYEIPSQVPKMKVQQLYPPGPFALSLKLPGRVDPRMFTCKLRYDGIFEVVVMKPGYSDTPAQPSYRERSMPVNT; encoded by the exons ATGGAAGAACATAGAAGCCCTTCACACACAAACCCAGCTGTTAATGCTTCCGGAAGCGCAAAGGAACGATCCAGTGGACCAGCTTTTGGTGGTGTCGACATTGGTGAGAGTGAAGGTGGATATTTCCTGAGAGTTGCCATGCCTGGAGCCATGAGGGATGAGG GTTCATTTAGTATTAGTAAAGATGGCACTGTTGATATACAAGGTATGATCAGATATGAGATTCCATCACAGGTGCCGAAGATGAAGGTCCAGCAGCTATATCCTCCTGGACCATTTGCTTTGTCTCTTAAACTGCCTGGACGTGTTGACCCTAGAATGTTCACTTGTAAACTAAGGTATGATGGCATCTTTGAGGTTGTGGTCATGAAACCTGGTTATTCTGATACGCCAGCACAGCCATCCTACCGGGAACGCAGCATGCCTGTAAATACATAG
- the LOC100251317 gene encoding probable inorganic phosphate transporter 1-9 → MALKVLSALDTAKTQYYHFKAIIIAGMGLFTDAYDLFCIPPIMKLIGRIYYEDEPNLEKQYETPAFVVSLLVGLALLGTVIGQLVFGRLGDQIGRRRVYGLSLMLMVLSSIGCGFSICRTRNCVLGTLGFFRFMLGIGIGGDYPLSATIMSEFANKKTRGSFIAAVFSMQGFGILVSSTVTMVVCSIFNAASNAQYNHTPEEADLVWRLILMFGAIPAAMTYYWRMMMPETARYTALVEQNVLQAAKDMEKVLDVSMSQIAEEYEIPPNPPSYPLFSKEFFRRHGRDLFSCATTWFLVDVVFYSSNLFQSQIYNEYLSKKEDMNAYTEAFEVARVQALIAVCSTIPGYWATVSCIDRIGRVKIQMMGFLFMGLGLLAIGIPYYSTWDEGMENEGKKFGFMLLYGLTFFFANFGPNTTTFIVPAELFPARFRSTCHGISGAAGKVGAIIGSVGFLWASHNKKEKGYPKAIGMRYSLVILAGVCFMGVVVTYFFTRETKGRSLEENEIENENEDGSNDHVLLRCFTNCSVQSHSSINEGAAA, encoded by the exons ATGGCGTTAAAAGTCCTTTCTGCCCTTGACACTGCTAAAACCCAGTATTACCACTTCAAGGCCATCATCATCGCCGGCATGGGTCTCTTTACCGACGCCTACGACCTCTTCTGTATTCCTCCCATCATGAAACTGATCGGACGGATCTACTACGAGGATGAGCCAAACCTTGAGAAGCAATACGAAACCCCAGCTTTTGTGGTCTCCCTCTTGGTAGGGCTGGCGCTGCTGGGGACTGTGATTGGTCAGCTCGTCTTCGGCCGCCTCGGTGATCAGATCGGGAGGCGGCGCGTATACGGGCTCTCATTGATGCTCATGGTGCTGAGCTCCATCGGATGCGGCTTCTCCATCTGCAGGACTCGGAACTGCGTGTTGGGGACTTTGGGATTCTTCAGGTTCATGCTCGGCATCGGGATTGGCGGTGATTATCCGTTGTCGGCGACGATCATGTCGGAGTTCGCCAACAAGAAGACGCGTGGCTCGTTTATCGCCGCTGTTTTCTCGATGCAGGGCTTTGGGATTCTCGTCAGCTCGACCGTAACGATGGTGGTTTGTTCGATATTCAATGCTGCGTCGAATGCACAGTACAATCACACGCCGGAGGAGGCGGACTTAGTATGGCGGCTGATTCTGATGTTCGGCGCAATTCCGGCTGCGATGACGTATTATTGGCGTATGATGATGCCTGAAACTGCCAG GTACACGGCTCTGGTGGAACAAAATGTCCTTCAAGCAGCAAAGGACATGGAGAAAGTGTTGGATGTTTCAATGAGTCAGATTGCAGAAGAGTACGAAATCCCACCAAATCCACCTTCTTATCCTCTCTTCTCCAAGGAATTCTTCCGTCGCCATGGCCGAGATCTCTTCTCTTGCGCCACTACTTGGTTTCTAGTGGATGTTGTCTTCTACAGCAGTAATCTTTTCCAGTCTCAGATATACAACGAGTACCTCTCAAAGAAGGAAGACATGAATGCATATACAGAGGCCTTTGAGGTTGCTAGAGTCCAAGCACTCATTGCAGTTTGTTCAACAATTCCCGGATACTGGGCCACTGTCTCTTGCATTGATCGCATTGGAAGGGTTAAAATTCAAATGATGGGGTTCCTCTTCATGGGCCTTGGCTTACTGGCAATTGGGATACCTTACTACTCTACCTGGGATGAAGGCATGGAGAATGAAGGCAAGAAATTTGGTTTCATGCTCCTTTATGGCCTCACCTTCTTCTTTGCCAACTTTGGACCAAACACAACCACATTCATAGTTCCTGCTGAGCTTTTCCCTGCAAGATTCAGATCAACCTGTCATGGCATTTCTGGGGCTGCTGGAAAGGTGGGGGCAATTATCGGGTCTGTGGGCTTCCTGTGGGCTTCTCACaataagaaagagaaagggTATCCCAAAGCAATTGGGATGAGATACTCTTTGGTGATTCTGGCTGGGGTCTGTTTCATGGGAGTGGTGGTAACCTATTTTTTCACCCGTGAAACCAAGGGAAGATCATTGGAGGAGAATGAGATTGAGAATGAGAATGAAGATGGAAGCAATGACCACGTCCTCCTCAGGTGTTTCACAAATTGCAGTGTGCAGTCACATTCATCAATTAATGAAGGAGCAGCTGCATAG
- the LOC100251307 gene encoding cysteine protease XCP1, with protein sequence MALSPFSNFFLLFISMAVFAYSAFARDFSIVGYSPDDLTSMDKLTDLFESWMSKHGKSYRSFEEKLHRFEVFQDNLKHIDETNKKVSSYWLGLNEFADLSHEEFKRKYLGLKIELPKRRDSPEEFSYKDVADLPKSVDWRKKGAVAHVKNQGACGSCWAFSTVAAVEGINQIVTGNLTALSEQELIDCDKPFNNGCNGGLMDYAFAFIISNGGLRKEEDYPYVMEEGTCGEKKEELEVVTISGYHDVPEDNEQSFLKALANQPLSVAIEASSRGFQFYSGGIFNGHCGTELDHGVAAVGYGTSKGVDYITVKNSWGSKWGEKGYIRMKRNVGKPEGICGIYKMASYPTKNK encoded by the exons ATGGCTCTCTccccattttctaattttttccttctcttcatTTCCATGGCTGTCTTTGCCTATTCAGCTTTTGCTAGAGATTTCTCAATTGTGGGCTATTCGCCAGATGATCTGACTTCCATGGATAAACTCACTGATCTCTTTGAGTCTTGGATGTCAAAACATGGAAAAAGTTATAGGAGTTTTGAAGAGAAGTTGCATAGATTTGAGGTGTTTCAGGATAATTTGAAGCACATTGATGAGACAAACAAGAAGGTGAGTAGCTACTGGCTTGGATTAAATGAGTTTGCAGACTTGAGCCATGAAGAATTCAAAAGGAAGTATTTGGGGTTGAAGATTGAGCTGCCTAAGAGAAGAGACTCCCCTGAAGAATTTAGCTATAAAGATGTTGCGGATTTGCCAAAGTCTGTGGACTGGAGAAAGAAAGGAGCTGTTGCTCACGTTAAGAACCAAGGAGCATGTG GTAGTTGCTGGGCATTTTCCACAGTAGCTGCAGTTGAGGGCATAAACCAGATTGTGACTGGGAATTTGACTGCTCTGTCTGAGCAAGAGTTGATTGATTGCGACAAACCCTTCAACAATGGGTGCAATGGAGGTCTAATGGATTACGCCTTCGCCTTCATAATCTCTAATGGAGGGCTTCGCAAGGAAGAAGATTACCCTTATGTAATGGAGGAAGGCACGTGTGGTGAAAAGAAG GAAGAATTGGAGGTAGTGACAATTAGCGGATACCATGATGTACCCGAGGACAACGAGCAGAGCTTCTTGAAGGCACTAGCAAACCAGCCTCTGAGTGTGGCAATTGAGGCTTCAAGCAGAGGCTTCCAATTCTACAGTGGG GGTATTTTCAATGGGCATTGTGGGACTGAGCTAGATCATGGAGTGGCAGCTGTTGGATATGGCACATCCAAGGGAGTAGATTACATCACTGTGAAGAACTCCTGGGGATCCAAATGGGGAGAGAAAGGCTATATAAGGATGAAGAGAAACGTAGGGAAGCCTGAGGGGATCTGTGGAATCTACAAAATGGCTTCCTATCCTACTAAAAACAAGTGA